One region of Salvia miltiorrhiza cultivar Shanhuang (shh) chromosome 3, IMPLAD_Smil_shh, whole genome shotgun sequence genomic DNA includes:
- the LOC131019155 gene encoding uncharacterized protein LOC131019155: MAFPPFLMLPLLDQNTQEINGLSLYSLKDKKPLNLGFLENLRNPQCVGSSHGWLAFLDEKANPFLLNPFTKALIHLPPKPSKISKLILSKNPSSHPNTYAAVAMQTNLSFCRNGDAAWRLLDGQGKTYYDVVCCSETNTLFALAPGPRVESWDLNEASPKKTMIIEGSCPRMLQLALKNFPVDLYSSQWYLALSPAGEIFMAVRYIGEFVNGDGEAVYEGDTLTDYMAAPLVCPYPATSF; encoded by the coding sequence ATGGCTTTTCCCCCATTCCTCATGCTTCCCCTCCTCGACCAAAACACCCAAGAAATCAATGGCCTCTCTCTCTACAGCCTCAAAGACAAGAAACCCCTCAACCTCGGATTCCTCGAAAACCTCAGAAACCCCCAATGCGTGGGGTCTTCCCACGGCTGGCTAGCTTTCTTGGACGAAAAAGCAAACCCTTTTCTCCTCAACCCCTTCACCAAAGCCCTAATCCATCTCCCTCCAAAACCATCCAAGATTTCCAAACTAATCCTCTCCAAGAACCCTTCCTCCCATCCCAACACCTACGCCGCCGTCGCCATGCAGACAAACCTCTCCTTCTGCAGAAACGGAGACGCCGCGTGGAGGCTCCTCGACGGCCAAGGCAAGACCTACTACGACGTCGTCTGCTGCAGCGAGACCAACACCCTCTTCGCGCTGGCTCCGGGCCCCCGCGTCGAATCATGGGACCTGAACGAAGCTTCTCCGAAGAAGACGATGATAATCGAAGGATCTTGTCCGAGAATGCTGCAGCTGGCCCTGAAAAACTTCCCGGTCGATCTCTACTCTTCGCAGTGGTACCTTGCGCTGTCCCCGGCGGGGGAGATATTCATGGCCGTGAGGTACATCGGGGAGTTTGTGAATGGCGACGGGGAGGCGGTGTACGAGGGCGACACGCTCACGGACTACATGGCGGCGCCGCTGGTGTGCCCCTATCCTGCCACATCGTTTTAG
- the LOC131019154 gene encoding LRR receptor-like serine/threonine-protein kinase GSO1, producing MEIKLYCILLYAFLITITFPMLSSEAKQPLSLATDQTSLLSLKHTSLLLATNWTNSTSVCTWIGVTCSFRHHRVAALNLSATIPPQLGHLSFLVSLDLSNNHFHGDLPQELSLLRRLKFISFRLNNFTGDIPPMLGQLSKLEYLSLRNNSFIGSIPKSLSNLTNLQYLSLSSNSLSGEIPKEFGRLQSLQTLSIQSNHLYGAIPSAIFNISTLVSMAFTYNELSGSLPTDMCRNLPFLTKIYLSDNQLSGAIPTNLSQCLRLEMLSLAYNSFSGEIPSEIGYLASLRELYVGGNNLNGILPHEIGHLQSLVTFGAERNEIAGSIDFNIFMNMYDNYSFEISSFAGLIPTEFGQLYHLQTLVLELNNLSGSIPHELFNISTLRFLSLLGNTLSGLLPTHLCHASPFLEQLYLAINSITGAIPNSISNCSQLTILTLGENKFSGYIPTHLGNLRHLQRLQLHGNNLIQAPSSSFITSLTNCRSLTLLSIDDNPLNGVIPASVGNLSSSLRTFSAQNCKFSGSIPVEIGNQSNMMGLDLSGNELSGNIPLSISHLHELQGLDLFGNMLGGSIPHAICDLFSLNTLGMSHNQFSGPIPKCLGNVSSLRYLYLDSNILNSSIPSSLWGLKDLINLDLSSNSLNGFLPQEISNLGAAIHINLSMNQLSKSIPSTIGKLQNLVDLSLANNRLEGSIPVSMGSMISLENLDLSYNNLFRSTSTPRLL from the exons ATGGAGATAAAGCTTTATTGCATTTTGCTGTATGCATTCCTAATAACCATAACCTTCCCAATGCTTTCTTCTGAAGCCAAACAAcctttgagccttgcaactgatCAAACTTCCCTTCTTTCACTCAAACATACATCTCTTTTACTTGCAACTAATTGGACCAACTCCACCTCCGTCTGCACCTGGATTGGCGTCACTTGCAGCTTCCGCCACCACAGAGTAGCAGCCTTGAATCTCTCCGCCACCATTCCACCACAGCTCGGACACCTCTCCTTCCTCGTCTCCCTCGACCTCTCCAACAACCATTTCCATGGAGATTTGCCTCAAGAGCTGTCTCTCCTTCGCCGTTTGAAGTTCATATCTTTCCGACTCAACAACTTCACCGGAGACATCCCTCCCATGTTGGGTCAGTTATCAAAATTAGAGTACTTGTCTTTACGCAACAACAGCTTCATAGGTTCCATCCCAAAATCTCTCTCAAACCTCACAAACCTACAATATCTTTCCTTATCTTCCAATTctctaagtggagaaattccaaaaGAGTTTGGGAGACTTCAAAGTCTACAAACTCTGTCTATTCAATCTAATCATCTCTACGGTGCTATACCATCAGCCATATTCAACATATCGACCCTTGTATCTATGGCCTTCACATACAATGAATTGAGTGGAAGTCTTCCAACAGACATGTGCCGTAATCTTCCATTTCTTACTAAGATTTATCTTTCTGACAATCAGCTGAGTGGCGCGATTCCCACAAATCTATCCCAATGTTTACGGCTTGAGATGTTAAGCCTCGCATACAACTCTTTTAGTGGGGAGATACCTTCAGAAATCGGCTACTTAGCATCTCTTCGGGAGTTATATGTTGGTGGTAACAATTTGAATG GAATACTACCACATGAGATTGGTCATCTGCAGAGTCTGGTTACGTTTGGTGCTGAACGTAATGAGATTGCGGGCTCAattgatttcaatattttcatgaatat GTACGACAA CTACAGTTTTGAAATCTCATCTTTTGCAGGGCTTATTCCCACTGAATTTGGCCAACTTTACCATTTGCAAACATTAGTACTAGAGTTGAACAACTTGAGTGGTTCAATTCCACATGagctctttaacatttcaactctTCGGTTTCTTTCACTTCTCGGCAATACTCTGTCAGGGCTTCTTCCAACCCATTTATGCCATGCCTCTCCCTTTCTTGAACAACTTTATCTTGCCATAAATTCTATAACAGGAGCAATACCCAACTCCATCTCTAACTGTTCTCAACTCACAATTCTCACACTCGGTGAAAACAAATTCAGTGGTTATATACCTACTCATCTCGGCAACCTAAGGCATCTCCAAAGACTTCAACTGCATGGAAACAATCTTATCCAGGCACCATCTTCTTCCTTCATTACTTCATTGACAAATTGCAGGTCTCTAACTCTTTTGTCAATTGATGATAATCCTCTAAATGGTGTCATTCCAGCTTCTGTCGGGAACTTATCTTCCTCACTTCGAACATTCAGTGCCCAGAACTGCAAATTCAGTGGAAGCATTCCTGTAGAAATAGGCAATCAAAGCAATATGATGGGCTTAGATTTATCTGGGAATGAGTTATCCGGTAATATTCCACTATCTATAAGCCATTTGCATGAACTTCAAGGATTAGATCTGTTTGGTAACATGTTGGGAGGCTCAATACCACATGCTATATGTGATCTATTCAGCCTCAATACTTTAGGTATGAGCCATAATCAATTTTCAGGCCCAATTCCTAAATGTCTGGGAAATGTCTCATCCTTAAGATATCTTTATCTAGACTCCAACATTTTGAATTCAAGCATACCATCAAGCTTATGGGGCCTAAAAGATTTGATCAATCTAGACTTGTCCTCGAATTCATTAAATGGGTTCTTACCACAAGAGATAAGTAACTTAGGAGCAGCAATACATATAAATCTATCGATGAACCAGTTGTCAAAGTCTATTCCTAGCACTATTGGGAAGTTGCAGAATTTGGTTGATCTGTCTTTGGCAAATAATAGACTAGAAGGTTCTATTCCTGTGTCTATGGGAAGCATGATTAGTTTGGAAAATCTCGACTTGTCGTACAACAACCTCTTTAGAAGCACTTCAACACCTCGACTACTTTAA